From a region of the Helianthus annuus cultivar XRQ/B chromosome 5, HanXRQr2.0-SUNRISE, whole genome shotgun sequence genome:
- the LOC110942820 gene encoding uncharacterized protein LOC110942820: MEILMERARAFVRGKSACGQPSETTTRNSKARTTSWRRNTSPPKDRNNNWNRSRGPYQKSDRSSFRTGNVRFNSFSELTKSPSEILSTETTRFPTPSKQRATSDKHSKKYCEYHRDKGHTTDECWALKQEIEKAVRSGKLSHLIKEVKDGKKPATTVDNPNTEPGINMIRSTEPRGVKRSSQHMAAWMHQPTYFPPVDPDDARDGPITISDVVAGHLVRRIYVDGGSAFEIMYIQCFQQLNPQLNKRLIEVSTPLISFSGEVVRPIGQITLPTTFKEGDKSRTVQLTVLVVGTHSSHNIILGRPGLRALGAISSTIHGAIKFPTEAGVETIFSESNSLVAEVRHAAETSSTKSEVPTELWAINPDFPEQQVAIGAQLPKRTKKLLWELLSNSVDVFAWKHSDMQGVPRSMAQHHLNVKESIKPIAQRKRHMAPDRAKAIAKDVKSLLDAGIIREVRYQTWVSNPVLVRKKDNSWRMCIDFTDLNDACPKDCFPLPEIDEKIDSVATFRLKCFLDAYKGYHQIQMAVEDEDKTVFVTNEGVYCFTKIPFGLKNAGATYQRLMNKAFKDQIERNLEVYVDDIVIKSHDEAAMLRDILETFTRLRSINMKLNPKKCTFGVEEGKFLGVMVGSKGLRANPDKIDAVLTMKAPTTVKEIQSLNGRLAALHRFLSKTADRSLPFMDVLRKSFKSEFKWTEEAARAFEELKTCLGTLPTLTVPEKDEVLTVYLAASHGAISVVLVAHRTRAQIPIYYVSRTLKDYETRYSYLEKLALALVHASRRLRRYFQAHPIEVRIDQRIQHVLRRPEVSGRMAKWAIKLGAFNITFRTKGPLKGQVIADFLVEIPEDEGMKEIEKAPEKPWSLYTDGASSIEGAGAGLILTNPDGTNMTYALRLEFKSSNNEAEYEALLAGLRLALKVGVKNVIAHVDSLLIANQVNGEYEAREANMIDYLEQVKQVMASFEACSVEHIPRSKNRKADALSKLASISFSHLAKEVRVEVLTTPSIEAPQVMQVEAPSQTWMTPIINYLVHDVLPTDKAEARKVQINSLQYQMQEGGLYRKTFLGPLLKCLDPEQASYIIREIHYGICGIHAGPKMIVTKVKNAGYYWPGMHESAVKELQQCDECQRHVPISLRAKNEMIPVTAAWPFQKWGVDIVGPFPRSSGSAQYLLVAVDYFTKWVEARPFTVISGYNVTRFFWEQIVCRFGLPLYIISDNAKQFAENPFKRWCENLKINQVFSSVAHPQGNEQVEQINRRIVEGIKRRLGYEGKGWADELPNVLWAHRTLHKPSNGETPFSLTYGTEAVIPVRSDSQTRGAKIGRKMSMNSDPTLTC, from the coding sequence ATGGAGATACTCATGGAAAGAGCTCGAGCTTTTGTTCGAGGGAAGAGTGCTTGTGGTCAGCCGAGTGAAACAACCACTAGAAATTCCAAAGCACGAACCACATCGTGGAGACGAAACACATCACCACCAAAAGATAGGAACAATAATTGGAATAGAAGCCGTGGCCCGTATCAAAAATCTGATCGAAGCAGTTTTCGGACGGGAAACGTGCGATTCAACAGTTTCTCTGAGCTAACAAAGTCGCCGAGCGAAATCCTCAGCACGGAGACTACTCGTTTCCCTACACCGTCGAAGCAACGAGCCACCTCGGATAAGCACTCCAAGAAATATTGTGAATATCACCGAGACAAGGGCCATACAACTGATGAATGTTGGGCTCTGAAGCAAGAAATCGAAAAGGCCGTACGATCCGGTAAACTCTCACACCTTATAAAAGAAGTAAAAGATGGAAAAAAGCCAGCAACAACAGTTGATAATCCGAACACCGAGCCCGGAATCAATATGATCCGGTCAACCGAACCAAGAGGGGTAAAGCGGTCGAGCCAGCATATGGCGGCATGGATGCACCAACCGACATACTTCCCTCCGGTCGACCCTGACGATGCTCGAGACGGGCCAATTACAATCTCAGATGTGGTCGCTGGACACCTGGTCCGACGAATTTATGTGGACGGAGGAAGTGCCTTTGAGATCATGTATATACAATGTTTCCAGCAGCTGAATCCCCAACTAAATAAGAGACTGATTGAAGTCTCCACCCCTCTGATCAGCTTCTCCGGGGAGGTGGTCCGTCCGATAGGACAGATTACCCTTCCGACCACATTCAAAGAGGGTGATAAAAGCAGAACTGTCCAATTAACCGTCCTGGTTGTTGGTACTCACTCATCGCATAACATAATACTCGGACGACCCGGGTTGAGAGCCCTTGGGGCGATCAGTTCGACAATACATGGAGCTATTAAATTCCCCACCGAGGCCGGAGTCGAAACTATCTTCTCAGAGTCAAACTCGCTTGTTGCCGAAGTAAGACATGCAGCGGAAACAAGCTCTACGAAATCTGAGGTACCTACCGAACTTTGGGCAATCAATCCGGACTTTCCTGAGCAGCAAGTAGCTATTGGCGCTCAGCTCCCAAAACGAACAAAGAAGCTCCTGTGGGAGTTGTTAAGCAATTCGGTAGATGTTTTCGCATGGAAGCACTCTGATATGCAAGGAGTTCCCAGATCTATGGCACAACACCACCTGAACGTAAAAGAATCGATCAAACCAATAGCGCAAAGAAAAAGGCACATGGCGCCGGATCGGGCAAAAGCCATAGCAAAAGACGTTAAAAGCCTTTTAGATGCTGGAATCATTAGAGAGGTCCGGTATCAAACATGGGTTTCGAATCCCGTTTTGGTGCGGAAAAAAGATAATTCAtggagaatgtgcatcgatttcaCCGATTTAAATGATGCGTGCCCAAAAGATTGTTTCCCGCTACCGGAGATTGATGAAAAAATTGACTCCGTCGCCACGTTCAGGTTGAAATGTTTCTTGGATGCCTACAAGGGATACCATCAGATACAAATGGCGGTCGAGGATGAGGATAAGACAGTCTTTGTCACCAACGAAGGAGTGTATtgttttaccaagattccattcGGTTTGAAAAACGCCGGTGCTACCTACCAGCGTCTAATGAACAAAGCTTTCAAAGACCAGATCGAGCGGAATCTAGAAGTGTACGTCGACGATATAGTGATCAAGAGTCACGATGAAGCTGCCATGTTGAGAGACATACTTGAAACTTTTACTCGGCTCCGAAGCAtcaacatgaagctgaatcccaAAAAATGTACGTTCGGAGTAGAAGAAGGAAAATTCCTAGGGGTTATGGTCGGATCAAAAGGCCTACGGGCTAACCCGGATAAAATCGATGCCGTTCTTACAATGAAAGCTCCAACGACAGTTAAAGAAATTCAATCCTTAAACGGACGATTAGCTGCTCTCCATCGGTTCTTATCAAAAACAGCAGATAGATCTCTCCCGTTCATGGACGTGCTCAGAAAAAGCTTTAAATCAGAGTTCAAATGGACCGAGGAAGCTGCACGAGCTTTCGAAGAGCTCAAAACTTGCCTCGGCACGTTACCAACGCTCACTGTACCAGAAAAAGATGAAGTACTGACCGTCTACCTGGCTGCGTCACATGGAGCCATCAGTGTTGTACTAGTTGCTCACCGAACCAGGGCGCAAATCCCGATTTATTATGTGAGTCGAACGTTAAAAGATTACGAAACAAGATACTCATACTTGGAAAAATTGGCCCTGGCACTAGTCCATGCTTCGAGAAGACTTCGCCGATACTTTCAAGCTCACCCAATCGAAGTACGAATAGACCAGAGAATCCAGCACGTTCTCCGACGACCTGAAGTTTCGGGTCGAATGGCAAAATGGGCAATTAAATTGGGCGCGTTCAATATCACCTTCCGAACTAAAGGTCCGCTGAAAGGACAGGTAATAGCAGATTTCTTAGTTGAAATTCCAGAAGATGAAGGAATGAAAGAAATTGAAAAAGCCCCAGAGAAGCCTTGGTCCCTGTATACTGACGGAGCTTCTAGTATCGAGGGAGCAGGAGCAGGCCTAATTCTCACCAATCCAGACGGAACGAATATGACGTATGCACTCCGGTTAGAATTCAAGAGCTCAAACAATGAAGCTGAATATGAGGCCCTCTTAGCTGGCCTGCGTCTAGCGCTGAAAGTAGGAGTAAAAAATGTTATAGCCCATGTAGATTCGCTGCTCATAGCAAATCAGGTAAATGGGGAATATGAGGCGAGGGAAGCAAACATGATCGACTATCTCGAGCAGGTGAAACAAGTTATGGCATCATTCGAAGCATGTAGCGTCGAGCATATTCCCCGTAGCAAGAATAGAAAggcagatgccttgagcaaatTGGCGTCGATATCGTTCAGTCACCTAGCCAAAGAAGTAAGAGTGGAAGTTTTGACTACACCTTCAATTGAAGCTCCGCAGGTTATGCAGGTCGAAGCACCGTCACAAACATGGATGACGCCAATAATCAATTACTTGGTGCATGACGTTTTGCCGACCGACAAAGCGGAAGCAAGAAAGGTCCAAATCAACTCTCTTCAATATCAGATGCAGGAAGGAGGCCTATACCGAAAGACTTTTCTCGGACCACTGTTAAAGTGTCTAGACCCGGAGCAAGCCAGTTATATCATCAGGGAGATACACTATGGCATCTGCGGCATCCATGCCGGACCAAAGATGATAGTGACGAAGGTAAAAAATGCAGGGTATTATTGGCCCGGAATGCATGAAAGTGCAGTAAAAGAGCTCCAACAGTGTGATGAGTGTCAAAGGCACGTGCCAATCAGCCTCCGAGCCAAGAATGAAATGATCCCGGTAACCGCAGCGTGGCCCTTCCAAAAGTGGGGCGTTGATATCGTCGGGCCTTTTCCAAGATCAAGCGGAAGCGCTCAATACCTGCTAGTTGCGGTGgattatttcaccaaatgggtggaagcTCGACCATTTACAGTCATCTCCGGCTACAACGTGACGCGTTTCTTCTGGGAACAAATCGTATGCCGATTCGGTCTTCCGCTCTACATTATAAGCGACAACGCAAAACAGTTTGCAGAAAACCCATTTAAGCGCTGGTGCGAAAATCTAAAAATTAACCAAGTCTTTTCCTCGGTTGCCCACCCTCAGGGTAACGAGCAGGTCGAACAGATAAATCGACGAATCGTCGAGGGGATAAAGAGGAGACTCGGTTACGAGGGAAAAGGTTGGGCAGACGAGCTGCCAAACGTTTTATGGGCACACCGAACTTTGCACAAACCTAGCAACGGAGAAACACCGTTTAGTCTTACCTACGGTACCGAGGCAGTGATTCCCGTGAGATCGGACTCCCAAACCAGAGGTGCAAAGATTGGAAGGAAAATGAGCATGAACTCCGATCCAACCTTGACTTGTTAG